Proteins from one Diprion similis isolate iyDipSimi1 chromosome 3, iyDipSimi1.1, whole genome shotgun sequence genomic window:
- the LOC124404740 gene encoding uncharacterized protein LOC124404740 encodes MPHRGVAGMMPEPSVGTGSSTRAGGTEGPAEEGTDGSARIGTDGGADMGGADEALFTASEATPLPQRGKRKGDELTPPEVRPPSDEELFKPVRGGAKTGVGHRGLGHSADVASSTDDEAPDAKGSGEEAEVRESHGLRPKGKKRRKATSHGSALLREDSGAIDAGSEGSWQGPLTRGRGVLSPLTLAPVPRPAGSITQRTATLSGEESPDGIGLAEHRMKTAADLGAQIRDWLDEIEGIRMRCKSLQGRLSGDIKKRVAWAKEALLTLTAKAEASGDPDYMRARMVEQAAQLQVAHRERDEARRELAEVRRELERARGQAVDRNVTTFASVTRGTVAERAVVHTGPESRGRAFPPLNLRVTTEGSGLETEPPTPATGGTSASEPRLTAAELELLPVSARAREEAIERQLSAIREVWVGLEKVSARLQRLEGGSRGKNPRQPRAEPEPLAEGGEARAVLGADRAPASNGGRYAREYSSTQEAATPSVSGTAAQADGDPEKERRRSKKETSRTATGGERATADAGNPKQGASGKAGVPPRNGDASTGGPKAPRTAAVAITGLTGEIPYGDILRKARQRLERDQVDIPYTKVRRAANGGVLLEISGPAKAQRADELAAQLDKAVREEFGDKVRVTRPTRKAELRVKDLDDSATVEEVQQAVASEGGCRPQEVKVGPLRQMANGLLSAWVQCPVEAATTVTRGGRIRVGWARARVELLEVRPTQCFRCWGFGHIGASCRAAAPRSRACFRCGIEGHQARACTAPPRCVICAEGGRDSAHRMASGQCPAARERDRSWRARDLLAQFAAEAGVDICLISEPPLAPDTPRWVSSADRRAAISWGAGECRQGCRPGRRGRVFVSVTYGEMTVISVYISPNVSREEFTASLDELGQAVRSASSDRGVLVGGDFNARSAAWDPTGRNNRGEQLEIWAASLGLCLLNDGATPTCVRPQGCSVVDTTWASPGLAARVTGWRVLTNVENLSDHRYIVCEVTDQAQAYAPPAEGVVGRRWNYNQFEPSKFSEALELHLAWGPTGAEKNTAEGLAKWIGQAVRDACDAAAPRVRPRPRRRAVHWWSEEIAELRKACVRARRLRSRTNPARRADSPRDDEYKAAKKRLKDGIKAAKARAWQDLVKTVEEDPWGRPYKVVLNKLRGPSGSLTETLNPDTTERLLTSLFPQGPQRPPRDRGEQGAAGEGGHEDEEAWREEWAVSLEEVRVALKKGGEKSTAPGWDGVKGRVWAGVPDPLLGLIAECYTRCLCEGKFPREWKTARLVLIPKGGEVAGAALPKVRPICLLNELGKGLERVLAGRLKDWVRTNHEAGLADGQFGFREGRATSDALLRVRDFAKNALARGDTAIAVSLDIANAFNSVPWETIRAALRRKGIPGYLRRIVGSYLSSREVVYPAPGGAMGRWQVSAGVPQGSVLGPLLWNLSFDGVLRVHREQGCDIICYADDTLVLSSAAKIADAIILANVQVTTVVRHIRRMGLTVSAAKTQAMAFGGGRRRPSGGAPCLRVEGELVELGRSIRYLGVTLDGKLTFQDHFDEVETKVARLTRALFRLMPNLGGPTEPRRRLYASVLHSVVLYGAPVWGDEAISRRAERTLQRIQRAINIRVAAAYRTVSLVAGSLLVRAPPLALVARARARTFTRLRERQNAGEVVDEGVRLTMAAEERRAVHAQWREDLNRPGLPSGPLREAIQGSWEGWFARKHGAMTFRLSQILTGHGCFEGFLHRIGRATDPSCKHCGGEIDSVEHTVAECPAWKAEREELQSAIGLGLGLGDLVHAMARDKQGWAAVAKFAERVMTAKEVAERERQQQGAQAAEQLSSDTASGG; translated from the exons ATGCCACACCGCGGTGTGGCTGGCATGATGCCCGAACCGTC AGTAGGAACAGGGAGCAGTACGAGGGCTGGCGGCACGGAGGGACCGGCGGAGGAAGGAACCGATGGTAGTGCCAGGATCGGTACTGATGGTGGCGCGGACATGGGTGGGGCGGACGAAGCGCTGTTCACGGCGTCCGAGGCGACACCCCTGCCTCAAAGGGGCAAGCGGAAGGGTGACGAGCTAACTCCTCCGGAGGTAAGGCCACCCTCTGACGAAGAGCTCTTCAAGCCCGTCAGAGGCGGTGCTAAGACAGGGGTAGGACATCGTGGGCTAGGTCATTCTGCGGACGTGGCGTCCAGTACAGACGACGAGGCTCCGGACGCCAAGGGATCAGGGGAGGAGGCAGAAGTGCGGGAGTCGCACGGACTTCGGCCTAAGGGGAAAAAGCGGCGCAAAGCCACATCCCATGGCAGCGCGCTTCTGAGAGAGGACTCGGGGGCGATCGACGCGGGGTCTGAGGGCAGCTGGCAAGGGCCGCTCACTAGGGGAAGGGGGGTCTTGAGCCCCTTGACGTTAGCACCGGTGCCGCGACCTGCAGGGTCAATAACGCAGAGGACGGCCACGCTTAGCGGGGAGGAGTCCCCAGATGGGATCGGCCTCGCTGAGCACCGAATGAAAACGGCAGCAGACCTGGGTGCGCAGATCAGGGACTGGTTGGATGAGATTGAGGGCATAAGGATGCGCTGCAAATCTCTTCAAGGGCGGCTGAGCGGCGACATCAAAAAGAGAGTCGCCTGGGCGAAAGAAGCACTGCTGACGCTCACAGCCAAGGCAGAGGCATCTGGGGACCCGGATTATATGCGAGCGCGCATGGTGGAGCAGGCTGCGCAGCTACAAGTGGCGCACAGAGAAAGGGACGAGGCCAGGCGGGAGCTGGCGGAGGTTAGAAGGGAGCTCGAAAGGGCTAGGGGGCAGGCCGTGGATCGGAACGTGACGACCTTTGCGAGTGTCACTAGAGGAACGGTAGCTGAGAGAGCAGTCGTGCATACGGGGCCGGAATCCCGAGGGCGTGCCTTCCCTCCCCTCAACCTGAGGGTGACAACGGAGGGATCCGGGCTGGAAACCGAGCCCCCGACGCCGGCCACCGGCGGCACGTCGGCATCGGAACCCCGCCTAACCGCGGCGGAACTCGAGCTCCTGCCAGTGAGCGCAAGGGCTAGGGAGGAGGCCATCGAAAGACAGCTCTCCGCGATCCGGGAGGTATGGGTAGGACTCGAGAAGGTGTCCGCGCGGCTACAGCGCCTGGAAGGCGGGAGTAGGGGGAAGAACCCCCGACAGCCTCGGGCCGAACCCGAACCCCTTGCGGAGGGGGGTGAGGCTAGGGCGGTGCTCGGGGCGGACCGAGCACCAGCCTCCAACGGAGGGCGTTATGCACGGGAGTACAGCAGTACCCAGGAAGCGGCGACCCCCAGCGTCAGTGGAACGGCAGCCCAGGCAGACGGAGATCCTGAGAAGGAGCGCCGCAGGAGCAAGAAGGAGACCAGCAGAACGGCCACTGGAGGAGAGAGAGCCACGGCTGACGCCGGGAACCCCAAACAGGGTGCAAGCGGGAAAGCCGGGGTGCCACCGAGGAACGGTGACGCCAGTACAGGGGGACCTAAGGCGCCCAGAACGGCGGCAGTCGCCATAACCGGGTTGACAGGGGAAATCCCATACGGGGACATCCTGAGGAAGGCCCGGCAAAGGCTAGAGCGCGACCAAGTGGACATCCCGTACACAAAAGTTCGGAGAGCTGCGAACGGAGGGGTCCTGCTGGAGATTTCCGGTCCGGCCAAGGCTCAAAGGGCCGACGAACTAGCAGCACAGCTGGATAAGGCGGTCCGAGAGGAATTTGGCGACAAGGTACGTGTCACCAGGCCCACCCGTAAGGCCGAATTGCGGGTCAAAGACCTGGACGACTCGGCCACAGTGGAAGAGGTCCAACAGGCCGTAGCCAGCGAAGGGGGGTGTAGACCACAAGAGGTCAAGGTTGGGCCACTCCGCCAGATGGCGAACGGCCTTCTTAGTGCGTGGGTACAGTGCCCAGTTGAGGCGGCCACTACGGTGACCCGCGGAGGAAGGATTCGCGTTGGATGGGCAAGAGCAAGGGTAGAACTGCTTGAGGTCCGCCCAACGCAGTGCTTCCGGTGCTGGGGCTTCGGCCACATCGGGGCATCGTGCCGGGCAGCGGCGCCACGCAGCAGGGCATGTTTTAGGTGCGGTATCGAGGGCCACCAGGCTCGAGCCTGTACGGCGCCCCCGAGGTGCGTGATCTGCGCCGAGGGAGGCAGGGACAGCGCACACAGGATGGCGTCCGGGCAATGCCCGGCAGCGAGGGAACGGGATCGGAG CTGGCGGGCCCGGGACCTGCTGGCGCAGTTCGCGGCGGAGGCGGGAGTGGACATCTGCCTCATCTCGGAGCCACCTCTGGCCCCGGATACACCGCGCTGGGTTAGCAGCGCCGACAGACGGGCGGCGATAAGCTGGGGGGCAGGAGAGTGCAGACAGGGGTGCCGGCCCGGCAGAAGAGGGCGAGTATTCGTATCGGTCACATATGGGGAGATGACAGTGATCTCGGTGTATATCTCCCCCAATGTATCAAGAGAGGAGTTCACAGCCTCCCTCGACGAACTAGGGCAGGCCGTGCGCTCGGCGAGTAGTGATCGAGGGGTGCTGGTGGGCGGGGATTTCAATGCCCGCTCAGCAGCATGGGACCCCACGGGCAGGAACAACAGGGGAGAGCAGCTCGAGATCTGGGCGGCATCCTTGGGGCTGTGCCTCCTGAACGACGGGGCCACGCCGACGTGCGTCAGACCCCAGGGCTGCTCGGTGGTGGACACCACTTGGGCCTCGCCTGGGCTGGCAGCTCGCGTTACAGGATGGCGGGTGCTAACAAACGTGGAGAATCTGTCAGACCACAGATATATAGTCTGCGAGGTGACGGACCAGGCCCAGGCATATGCACCCCCCGCTGAAGGGGTAGTGGGACGGCGCTGGAACTATAACCAGTTCGAGCCAAGTAAGTTCAGCGAAGCCCTGGAACTGCACCTGGCATGGGGACCAACGGGTGCCGAAAAGAACACGGCGGAAGGACTGGCCAAGTGGATCGGTCAGGCAGTGAGGGACGCCTGCGATGCAGCAGCACCCAGAGTCCGACCTCGCCCCCGGAGGCGAGCGGTCCACTGGTGGTCCGAAGAAATCGCAGAGCTACGTAAGGCCTGCGTTCGGGCGAGGCGACTCCGGTCAAGGACCAACCCCGCCCGTAGGGCGGACTCACCAAGGGATGACGAATACAAGGCCGCGAAAAAGAGACTGAAGGATGGAATCAAGGCGGCGAAGGCCCGCGCCTGGCAGGACCTTGTCAAGACGGTTGAGGAGGACCCTTGGGGAAGGCCCTACAAGGTCGTCCTCAACAAGCTACGTGGACCGTCCGGCAGCCTCACCGAGACACTGAACCCGGATACAACCGAGCGGCTACTGACCTCCCTCTTCCCACAAGGCCCACAAAGGCCCCCGCGGGACCGCGGCGAGCAAGGGGcagcgggggagggggggcacGAGGACGAAGAAGCCTGGAGGGAGGAGTGGGCGGTTAGCCTGGAGGAAGTCCGGGTGGCCCTCAAGAAGGGTGGGGAAAAGAGCACGGCTCCGGGGTGGGACGGCGTGAAAGGCAGAGTCTGGGCGGGGGTCCCGGACCCTTTGTTAGGGCTCATAGCGGAATGCTACACCCGCTGCCTTTGCGAGGGCAAGTTCCCACGAGAGTGGAAGACGGCGCGCTTAGTGCTGATCCCTAAGGGAGGAGAAGTAGCGGGAGCTGCGCTTCCGAAGGTCAGGCCCATTTGCCTGCTGAATGAGCTCGGCAAGGGCCTGGAAAGGGTCCTGGCGGGCCGTCTGAAGGATTGGGTGCGTACCAACCACGAGGCTGGACTGGCGGATGGCCAATTCGGCTTCCGGGAAGGACGGGCGACAAGCGATGCCCTGCTGCGGGTGCGGGACTTTGCGAAAAACGCGTTGGCGAGGGGCGACACGGCAATTGCCGTTTCGCTGGACATCGCCAACGCGTTCAACAGCGTTCCGTGGGAGACGATTAGGGCAGCCCTGCGCAGAAAGGGTATCCCGGGGTATTTACGCAGGATCGTGGGGTCCTACCTCAGCTCACGCGAGGTGGTGTACCCTGCACCGGGAGGAGCGATGGGACGATGGCAGGTGTCCGCTGGGGTTCCCCAGGGGTCGGTGCTGGGCCCACTCCTGTGGAACCTCAGCTTTGACGGGGTGTTACGGGTCCACAGAGAGCAGGGGTGTGACATAATCTGCTATGCGGATGACACCCTTGTCCTCAGTTCAGCGGCGAAAATAGCTGACGCGATTATCCTTGCGAACGTGCAGGTCACCACGGTGGTGCGGCACATACGGCGAATGGGGCTGACGGTCTCGGCTGCAAAAACCCAGGCGATGGCATTTGGTGGGGGCCGCAGACGACCCAGCGGGGGGGCACCGTGCCTGAGGGTAGAGGGTGAGCTGGTAGAACTGGGAAGGTCAATCAGATATCTAGGGGTCACACTAGACGGAAAGTTGACTTTTCAGGACCACTTCGACGAAGTGGAAACCAAGGTGGCGAGGCTGACGAGAGCCCTGTTTAGACTGATGCCCAACCTGGGGGGCCCTACGGAACCCAGAAGGCGTTTATACGCCAGTGTATTGCACTCAGTAGTGCTGTACGGTGCGCCGGTCTGGGGCGACGAAGCCATCTCTAGGCGGGCGGAGCGGACGCTGCAGCGTATCCAGCGCGCTATCAATATAAGGGTGGCAGCGGCGTACCGTACGGTGTCGCTAGTGGCGGGGTCCCTACTCGTAAGGGCCCCACCGCTGGCCCTGGTGGCACGGGCACGGGCTCGAACTTTTACCCGCTTGAGGGAGCGACAGAATGCGGGGGAAGTCGTCGACGAGGGGGTGAGGCTGACCATGGCAGCGGAGGAAAGACGAGCGGTGCACGCGCAATGGAGGGAGGACCTAAATAGGCCGGGACTGCCAAGCGGCCCACTAAGGGAAGCAATCCAGGGGTCCTGGGAGGGGTGGTTCGCCAGGAAACACGGGGCCATGACGTTCCGGCTCTCGCAAATCCTGACGGGCCACGGATGTTTCGAGGGGTTCCTACATAGGATTGGTAGGGCAACGGACCCCTCGTGCAAGCACTGCGGGGGGGAAATTGACTCGGTAGAACACACAGTAGCGGAGTGTCCAGCATGGAAAGCGGAGCGGGAAGAGCTACAGAGCGCGATCGGGCTGGGGTTAGGTTTGGGGGACCTGGTCCATGCGATGGCCCGGGACAAACAGGGGTGGGCGGCTGTGGCTAAGTTTGCGGAAAGGGTCATGACGGCCAAAGAGGTGGCGGAGCGCGAGCGCCAACAGCAAGGGGCGCAAGCAGCAGAACAGCTGTCAAGCGATACTGCCTCCGGAGGCTGA